ATTGTAATCCAATCTCTTTAAATAAAGCCCTTTCTTTACCAGAGCGGATAACAAACCCATACAAATTATCATTTTTGTAATTTGGCTCAATAGAGACAGCAGACAGCATTTTTTTCGGACTACTGGTGAGTTTTTTAACTTTAATTTGTTCGAGCGTTTAATTTTTGATAGTGATTTCACTGCCTTTTTAGCCACTATTTTTTTACTTGATTTTTTAGCTAAACGCGCTATTTCTGTCCCTATTTTGTATTTTATACTTAATTTTTCATCATGACTATCATGATTAAGAATGATGTATTTTGAATAAATTTCTTTAACCTTGGTTGACGAATTAATCACATCATATATTTTATAAATTTTCGCTTTATTATTTTGTTTAATAATTGCTAAAGAGTACCCTTGTTAGTTTAGAATGCCCATCAGAGTTAGATTTAAGCGGGTTTTTTTAACACGCTTGTGGGCTTTTTGAGTGGGTGAGTTGAACTTACCAAATAAATTTTTAGGTAAATTTAATATTGAATGACTATTTTTTGACTGATCAATTCGTTAGCAAAAGGCTTAATGGATATGTCCTGTTGTAAAAACTGTTGCATCAGTTTTAAAGTTATGAATGCTACCAAAACAAGCAAAGCAAAGGTACTCAATAGTGTAATTCTGCCATTAACTTCTTGATAACTTTGCACTTGCATTAACTTTTTCTACATTTTGTCACAATTTAGACGTTCAAGTATAATGCGTTTATTGTTTAATATAGCCTAAATTTCTAGCAATTCAAAATTATAAACACATATAGCTTTTGTTTTTTATGATAGAATTCCTTTAACTTATTCAAACACCTAGGAGCATCCATGCCCACCAACTAGCGCTACCTGTCCTTCGGTATCGCTGTTTTTGTTGTTGCTCTTATCATCTTCTCCCTCAACATTGACACTCAACCTAATAACAACACCTCATCTATATTCACCCAAACAACCCAATCTGACACACACCAAACCCAAGCAAACGCAACCACAAACAGTGACACCAACCACCCTAGTTGACAGCACCGCAGGTAGCTTCAGCGTTAACCAAGACGCTGTCAACTACACCATCCCCATCACTGTCCCACCCGGTGTTGCAGGCATGCAACCCGAACTCAGAACTCAGTATTAACTACAACTCAAACGCTGGTAACAGCATTCTAGGCATGGGCTTTAGCTTAGGTGGCTTATCTCCCATCCACCGCTGTTCAAAGACCACTGCTACTGATGGCATCAAAGGCGGCATTCAACTATGACGATAACGACAGATGCTGCCTAGATGGGCAAAGGCTCATCGTCATATCAGGCAACAATGGACAAGCCAACTCAGAATACCGCACTGAGATTAATAACTTCAGCAAAGTTAAATACAATGGTAACCACTGGACAGTGAAACCAAATCAGGGTAAACCTTTGGGTATGGTAATACACAAGACTCAAAGATTAAAGCCCAAGGTAAATCAACCGTTAGACTCTGGGCAGTGAATAGAGTCACAGATGCTACAAACAATGCTGTTAACTATGTCTATGATGAAGACAATGCAAATGGCGAATACACGCTTAATAGAATTAATTATGCTAATAATTCGGTTAGGTTTGTTTTATGAAGACAGAGAAGATGATATTAAAACTAAATTCAAAAATAGAAACTACTAAGCGACTAAGAAATATTCAAACTTTTGCAAACAACAGTTTGGTTAGGGATTATCAGGCTAACTATCAATACAGTAGCAAGCCAGAAACCAGTCAGATTACTGAAATTATACAAAAGACGGGCGGTGGTGAGGAGACTCTTAGTCCAATTGTTTTTACTTGGGATGAAATAGACCTGCCTGTTCATGGTAAGTCTGGTCAATGCTACAGACAAAGTTATAAATATAGAGGCTGGGGACGTAGCAAGCCATCAGAATTAGTTGGATATAATGAGGGTGATATTGAGGGTTTCTATCCAAATGGAATAGCGAGATATAGCTACTTACTTGAGTTTGTCGATGTCAATGGCGATGGGCTGAGTGATATGATTGTTAAAGGAAAGGCGTTTTTATCTAATGGTTCTAGTTTTTATGCTAATAAGCATCTCGGCTCTTGTGGTAGAGTTATTTATAAGAATTATGAGATTAGAACCTATAAAAATGACACCTATGGTTATGCCGATGTCAATGGTGACGGCAAGGCAGACTTTATTAAATCAAGTGATGGTATGGTTACAGTATCCTTGTCAACCTTTGATAAGACAAAAACAATTACTAGCATTGATAACGGCTTTAACATTAGCACTACAATTAATTACAAGCCTTTAACGGGTGAGGGTATCTACCAACAAGAGGCAAAAGCATACCACCCAAACAAAAACATTTATGCGCCCATGTTATTGGTCTCCAGCACAGCAACCAACAACGCCATTGGTGGACAAAACACCGCCACCTACCAAAAATACGGTGGCGCAAAGGTCAATCTCCAAGGTCGTAGCAACCTAGGCTTTACTTGGATTGAATCTTTCGATGAACAATCCAACAAATTCACCCACACCGAATACAATCAAGACTACCCTTATGTAGGACAAATAAGTAACACTCAAGAATACATTAAAACCAATAACAATCGCCAACTACTAAACAGCCAAACCAACACCCACCAAGACAAGTCCAGCCATAACAACAAAATACACGCCCCTTACCTAACCCAAAGCCTCTCAAAGTCTTTTGATTACAACTCAAACGCATTACTCACCACCACAACCACCAGCCAATCCAACATTGACGATTACAGCAACGTAGTCGACCACCACAGGCAATGTGGAAAGACCTTCACCAAAACCACCACCAGTGGCACTGACATCACTACCCGAAGTATCACCACTGAGTATTCCCAAGACGGCAAATTCCCACTCACCACCACGCCATAGTGAGACCAAAACCTATGACAACATAACAAGCAACCTATTAACCCTCACAAGCCCCGACCAAACTAGATACTTACACTATGACAACCTAGGCAGCATCGACACCATCACCGATGGCCAAGGCAATGTCGTGGAAAGAATGAGCCGCGGCCGCCTTTGGCGAAAGGAGAAAGGCAGACTGGCGCGCAGCTGACCCACTCCTGCCCATCATCCTAGCACTCACTAACCGAGGCTTTACTGGGCATGAGCACATTGATGAGATGGGGCTGATTCACATGAACAGTTGGGTATATGACCCGCAGATTGGGCGTTTTCTTTCAGCAGATTCACATATACAAGTGCCTTACAACACACAGAGTTACAACAGATATACGTACGCACTCAATAATCCACTTAAATACACAGACCCAAGTGGCTATTTGGGGGTGCTTTATTTAGTGCCATCTTTAACGTAGTAGTTGCAACAGCAGTAGTGGTTGTGCAAGTTGTTACTGCTGTTATTTCTACCGTATGGCAGGTAGGTTCTGCAATTTTTAATACAGTAGGCACTATGGCAAATTCAATAGACGGTGCTATTGGTGCAACTGGTAAAATACTAACTGCAATTACCCAAGGTGCACAAATAGGCTTTGTTGGTGGTATTACAGGCGGCTCACTTGAGAGTGCAAATAAAGGCGCAAGCACAGGATTGGCACAAAGTATCGGACACAATTGGCTTGGTACTGGTGAAGGGCTTACAGGTACACAATATTCATATGACATGACTCGGAGTTGGGTGGATACAATCCAGGATGGGGAACTGGAGAAACAGGAGGACTCTCTTATAAAAGAGAGTGTTGGAGGTAAACTTGATTGGAAGTATGATTTTGAATTGGAGGTAATAAAAGATGCAAGATAAAAAAATAAACTTAGGCTGTACCTAGGTTATTATTTTTTTATTACCCTTATTGCTTTTTATGTTTATAGCTTTTGATTCATCAAATTTTAATTTAATGTTTGACTATATTGTTTTTATTTTTTGCGTTATGTTTATAGGAGTAGTATTTTATTTTTGGACTATTTATAAACCAATGATGAGATGAATAAAGGGGGTGCTACCCTTTAATTACAAAACCCTGTTAAAATACACTTTATGCCAAGATAACCCGCAGCAGTGTATTTGCCAACATTTCCCGCCATATTACTCAAAGAGGCAATCACAAAGAAAACGTTTTCTTTTCTGATGCTAACAAAAACTATTATTTAAAGCTATTACAACAGTATGCTTTAAAGCATCAAGTAAAAATACTTGCCTATTGTTTGATGACAAACAATGTTCATCTTATTTTTCAGCCAGCAACAAAAGAAGGATTGCAAAAAAGTATTAAAACCTGTGCATATGCGTTATAGTCAATACATTAACAAACAAAAAAATTGGCAAGGTGTTTTATGGCAAGGACGATTTTTCTCATCCCCACTTGATGAGCAATACAGTTACCACGCTTTTCGCTATGTTGAAAACAATCCAGCGCGGTAGAAAAAGCAATAGAGTACCAATATTCAAGTGCTGCTTATCATTGTGGACTGGTTACAAACAACATCATTACCGATTATGATATCGGTAATGGTATAAAGACGTATGAAGATTATTTAATGATGGATGAAAATAAAAAAGCATTAGACATGTTAAGGCGTAATGTTTATAAAGGATTGTCGTCTAGGCTGTGATTATTTTATTGCTAATCTTGGTAAGATGGTTGGCAGAGATTTAAGGTTTAAGAGTGTTGGTAGACGCCTAGAAAAGGGTAGCGCTTAAATTCAACTTGCAAGTTGAATTTAAGCTTATTGATTACTAATACCATTAGGGACATGCCCTGTGGGTACGTATTGGGAGGCTGATTGGCAGTGTTGGTGTTGATCGTCAAAAAAGATATCAGCACCGAATTCTTTTAAAAATATGCCTTTGTCTAGCCCGCCTAAAAAGAAGGATTCGTCAATGCGAATACCCCATTTACGCATGGTGTGAATAACGCGTTTGTGTGATGGGGCTGAGCGTGCGGTTACTAGGGCGGTTCTGATTGGGTTGTTTGCTGCTGGGAAGGCAGATTGTATTTTTTGTAATGACATTAGAAAGCATTTGAATGGCCCAGCTTTGAGTGCAATATTGGCTGAATTTTTTTCGTTTTCTGTAAAGGCTTCCAAGCCTTTCTCTTGAAAAATTCGCTCTGATTCTCCTGAGAAAATAACGGCATCGCCATCAAAAGCGATACGCAACTGAGTTTCGTGTGGTTTTTGTGAGCTAGAACCAACGATTGATGCTGCTGCAAAACCTGATTCTAGGGCTTTTTGTACATCTTGATAATTACTTGATAAAAATAAATCTGCTTCAAATGCACCGACAAGATTGTGCGTACTTTCGCCACGGGTGAAGGCTGCTTTTGAAATATTTAAGCCGTAATGCTCAATAGAGTTAAAAATACGTAGGCCCGTGTCAGCGCTATTGCGTGAAAGCAGGATGACATCAATGGGGTTTCTTGTGGTGTTGAGGGCTAGTAATTTTTTGACCAGTGAAAAACCGACCCCAGGTTGTAAAACAACCTCCTCATTTTCTTCTTGGTGTTTGGCGTAAGCTTCAATCCCTTGCTCTTTAAAGATTTTATGCGATTCATCAAGATTAAATAAGGCTCTTGATGAGATGGCAATGATCAATTTATTTTTTTTTTGATTTTTTTTATAGTATTTGCCATGATTTTCCTTGGAATTTATTTAAGCAATAACCCAACCATTTTTCGATAAAAGTATTTAACTCCTATTGTATGTTCATATCAGAGTATTGTGCTAAATATGGATGAGCGTGATTAAGTGTGGTTTGATTGCATACAGAGATGACTTCTAATAATTGTGCGTCAAAGTAGATTTTAAATTTAATGTCTGGTTTATTGATATTGCCAGTATCAGATTTGAGTTTGTGCGTTAGTGTGAAAACACCTGTATGAGCAAACCTGTCTTCTACGATAAGGTGCAAGTCATTTTTACTATTGTGCTTAATGATACAATCATCAGGGGTTTGCTTTAATAGCAGCATAAGTTTTAAAATTTTTTGATAGTTCAATTCAAACAACTGCGAAACTTGGGTGTAAGTTTTTGGCTCTTGCTGATTGTGTAAAGATTTTAAAAAATGTTGTTCTATATCCATTGTGTGTCAATTGTTAGTTGTCCATTATCATACAGCGTGTAATGGTTAAAGCCAATCTTAGTTTCATTGTTAAATTGTAAGGCAGTTGATGGGCATGAAATAATTTTTACCCCCAATCTGCTAAATTCAGCCGCTTGATGCGCATGACCAAATAGTATGGCTTGTATTTTAGGGTATTTATCAAGTACATTAAACAATGCTTTTGGGTTTTCTAAAGACAATGAATCATCCCAAGCACTGTTCATTGGTACGATAGGGTGATGTAAGACAATGAATATATATTTGGCAGTTGATTGCGCTAAATTAAGGTCTAATTTTATGAGCTCATGTTTTGTTAAAAACCCACTAATTTTTGATGTTTGTACTGAATTTGTACTGATAATTTCCCATTCTCCAAGTGTGAATTGGCTGAGTAAATTTTTAGAAAAAATAGTATTGAGATTGTTATCAATGTCATGATTGCCAGATATGACTAATAGCCTTGTTTGGATAGGAGAGAGTATTTGTTGTAAGGTTTTGTAAGAGGTGGTTGTACCGTTGTGGGTAAGATCGCCACTAATTAATAAGGCGCCGGTATTGATATTGATGATTTTATTGATAATTTTTTTTAGATTGGCGTGGGTATTCACACCCATGGTGTATTTAACATCATCAATATGGCAATCACTAATTTGAACAAAACTATGGCTCATATAGCGTTGATAAAGGCAACCCGAGAACTGACACCTGTTAGTAGTTCATAAGCAATGGTGCCGCTGTGTTTTGCAATGGTTTCGATGCGTAATTGTTGATTACCCCAAAGAATTACACGGTCTCCAACATTAGCTTTAATGTTGCTTATATCAACACAAATTAAATCCATAGACACGTGACCAACAAGTGGGCACAAGGTGTTATTAATGAGCACAGGTGTACCATTTTTAGCGCGGCGCGGGTAGCCATCGCCATAGCCAATGCCAATGGTTGCTATGGCCGTTAGTTTGTCGGCTGTCCAAGCGGCGCCATAGCCAACTGAATCACCAGCTTTGATGGTTTTAATTGACATAATTGGTGCTGATAGTTGCATAACCGGTTTAAGATTGTGATCAATAGTGTCAAAAGGAGAAACACCATACAACATAATGCCAGGGCGGACGTAATCAAAGTGCGAGGTTGAATTTGACAAAATTGCAGCAGAATTTGCCATTGAGCGTTTGACAGTAGGGCGCGTTGATTTTTTAAACTCAAAGAGTTGGGATTGATTCATTGGGTGGTTAATTTCATCAGCACAAGCGAAATGGCTCATGACACATCGGATATTAATCAGTGGGTTACTTGCTAGTAACTTTATGTAACCAAAGTATTCATTGGTAGATAAGCCCAGTCGATTCATGCCTGTGTTAATTTTTATCCAAATATTGATGGCTTGTTTAGTGTTGCTAATAACGGGTAATTGAGTTTTGTCGTGTACAACAATTTGGCAATTTAATTTAATGGCTTGTTGTAGTTCTTGGTCTTTAATGACGCCTGATAGAAGTAAAATTGGCTTATTTGTTGTTTTGCGTAATTTTTCCGCTTCTAAGATTTCGCTAACCCCTAATAAATCAGACTGATTAATAATTGGGTCAATTAAATCGATATGGTGACCATAAGCATTGGCTTTCACCATGGAAACTATTTTAGCATTAGGCGAATTTTTTTTTACAACTGAGAGATTGTGTTTTAATGCTGATTGCGAAATTGAGGCAATGGCGCGCATGGATGGATAAAGTCTTTAATTAAAAAGGCTCTTGGTCAAAATTAGCCATATTATGTGTATAAGCTGTGTCTATTCGCTCATCAGCCATGCCGTGAAATTGATTGTCAAGAGCCAAGTCTTCAAATCGTGCATACTCACCAATGAAGGCTAGTTTGATTAGCCCAGTGGCGCCATTCCTATGCTTGGCAATTTTTAAATCTGCCTTGCCAACTTCTTCTGGGTTTGAATAGGCGTCATCATGATATTGCTGGTCGCGATAGATAAAACCAATAATATCGGCATCTTGCTCAATTGAGCCTGATTCGCGTAAATCAGACATTTGTGGCATACGACCTTTGCCAGCCTTAGGGCGTGATTCAACAGCACGGTTAAGTTGTGACAAAGCAAGCACGGGTACGTTAATTTCTTTGGCCAAGGCTTTGAGTGAACGGGAAATTTCAGAGATTTCTTGCACCCTGTTTTCACTTTTTCCATGTACAGTCATTAACTGTAAGTAGTCTACCATGATTAGCGCTAAATCAGGATATTGGCGTTTTAGTCGCCGACATTTTGCGCGAATTTCGGTTGGTGTAATGGAAGGAGTTTCATCAATAAGAACAGTGGATTTTTCCAAGGCTAACACGGCATGATTAAAGCTGTTCCAGTCGGTTTCAGTCATGGTGTTGCGTAATTTTGAGCCTTCAATATGGCCAAATGATGAAATCATGCGCATTACTAATTGTTCGGTTGGCATCTCTAAACTAAATACTGCGACTGGTTTAGGGTCTTTAGCAGTAATGGCAACATGTTCAATAATGTTCATTGAAAGAGCGGTTTTACCCATAGAAGGGCGTCCAGCGATGATAATTAAATCGCCATTTTGTAAGCCAGAAGTTAATTTGTCTAATTCGCTAAAACCAGTTTCTAAGCCACTTATACCGCTAGATTCTTGCATTTCGTGTACTCGATTGACAACATCTTTAATAATGTCTTTTACATTGGTAATGTCTTGTTTTCCACGAGTCACCTGCTCGGAAATTTCAAATATTTTTTTCTCAGAAAGGTCAATGAGCTCTTGAACTTCAATTTCTTTTGGGTGGTAAGCGGTGTCAGCAATTTCGTGACTAACAATAATCAGTTGACGATAAACGGATAATT
This Abyssogena phaseoliformis symbiont OG214 DNA region includes the following protein-coding sequences:
- a CDS encoding toxin TcdB middle/N-terminal domain-containing protein; its protein translation is MKTEKMILKLNSKIETTKRLRNIQTFANNSLVRDYQANYQYSSKPETSQITEIIQKTGGGEETLSPIVFTWDEIDLPVHGKSGQCYRQSYKYRGWGRSKPSELVGYNEGDIEGFYPNGIARYSYLLEFVDVNGDGLSDMIVKGKAFLSNGSSFYANKHLGSCGRVIYKNYEIRTYKNDTYGYADVNGDGKADFIKSSDGMVTVSLSTFDKTKTITSIDNGFNISTTINYKPLTGEGIYQQEAKAYHPNKNIYAPMLLVSSTATNNAIGGQNTATYQKYGGAKVNLQGRSNLGFTWIESFDEQSNKFTHTEYNQDYPYVGQISNTQEYIKTNNNRQLLNSQTNTHQDKSSHNNKIHAPYLTQSLSKSFDYNSNALLTTTTTSQSNIDDYSNVVDHHRQCGKTFTKTTTSGTDITTRSITTEYSQDGKFPLTTTP
- a CDS encoding transposase, yielding MTQRGNHKENVFFSDANKNYYLKLLQQYALKHQVKILAYCLMTNNVHLIFQPATKEGLQKSIKTCAYAL
- a CDS encoding transposase — translated: MFILFFSQQQKKDCKKVLKPVHMRYSQYINKQKNWQGVLWQGRFFSSPLDEQYSYHAFRYVENNPAR
- a CDS encoding 5'-nucleotidase; this encodes MNSKENHGKYYKKNQKKNKLIIAISSRALFNLDESHKIFKEQGIEAYAKHQEENEEVVLQPGVGFSLVKKLLALNTTRNPIDVILLSRNSADTGLRIFNSIEHYGLNISKAAFTRGESTHNLVGAFEADLFLSSNYQDVQKALESGFAAASIVGSSSQKPHETQLRIAFDGDAVIFSGESERIFQEKGLEAFTENEKNSANIALKAGPFKCFLMSLQKIQSAFPAANNPIRTALVTARSAPSHKRVIHTMRKWGIRIDESFFLGGLDKGIFLKEFGADIFFDDQHQHCQSASQYVPTGHVPNGISNQ
- a CDS encoding DUF1249 domain-containing protein, giving the protein MDIEQHFLKSLHNQQEPKTYTQVSQLFELNYQKILKLMLLLKQTPDDCIIKHNSKNDLHLIVEDRFAHTGVFTLTHKLKSDTGNINKPDIKFKIYFDAQLLEVISVCNQTTLNHAHPYLAQYSDMNIQ
- a CDS encoding metallophosphoesterase family protein, with product MSHSFVQISDCHIDDVKYTMGVNTHANLKKIINKIININTGALLISGDLTHNGTTTSYKTLQQILSPIQTRLLVISGNHDIDNNLNTIFSKNLLSQFTLGEWEIISTNSVQTSKISGFLTKHELIKLDLNLAQSTAKYIFIVLHHPIVPMNSAWDDSLSLENPKALFNVLDKYPKIQAILFGHAHQAAEFSRLGVKIISCPSTALQFNNETKIGFNHYTLYDNGQLTIDTQWI
- the alr gene encoding alanine racemase; this translates as MRAIASISQSALKHNLSVVKKNSPNAKIVSMVKANAYGHHIDLIDPIINQSDLLGVSEILEAEKLRKTTNKPILLLSGVIKDQELQQAIKLNCQIVVHDKTQLPVISNTKQAINIWIKINTGMNRLGLSTNEYFGYIKLLASNPLINIRCVMSHFACADEINHPMNQSQLFEFKKSTRPTVKRSMANSAAILSNSTSHFDYVRPGIMLYGVSPFDTIDHNLKPVMQLSAPIMSIKTIKAGDSVGYGAAWTADKLTAIATIGIGYGDGYPRRAKNGTPVLINNTLCPLVGHVSMDLICVDISNIKANVGDRVILWGNQQLRIETIAKHSGTIAYELLTGVSSRVAFINAI
- the dnaB gene encoding replicative DNA helicase, with protein sequence MDIKNAKIPPNSIESEQSVLGGLLLHNEAWDRVADILTEADFYNASHRIIFNAITVLLQHDQPADILTVKEQVKKTGSEETIGGFVYLAQIAENTPSISNIEAYAKHVRELSVYRQLIIVSHEIADTAYHPKEIEVQELIDLSEKKIFEISEQVTRGKQDITNVKDIIKDVVNRVHEMQESSGISGLETGFSELDKLTSGLQNGDLIIIAGRPSMGKTALSMNIIEHVAITAKDPKPVAVFSLEMPTEQLVMRMISSFGHIEGSKLRNTMTETDWNSFNHAVLALEKSTVLIDETPSITPTEIRAKCRRLKRQYPDLALIMVDYLQLMTVHGKSENRVQEISEISRSLKALAKEINVPVLALSQLNRAVESRPKAGKGRMPQMSDLRESGSIEQDADIIGFIYRDQQYHDDAYSNPEEVGKADLKIAKHRNGATGLIKLAFIGEYARFEDLALDNQFHGMADERIDTAYTHNMANFDQEPF